The window AATTCAAAGATCATGAAAATCAATGCAAGCGTTCTTGAGTAACAATTCTACAATATGTCTTATAAATCCAATTCTTCCTGCAGATCCTCGCCACCTTCGCCTGCCTGGCAGTAGCCTCCGCCTCCCCATCAGGCCTAGGAGCTGTTATAGCAGGACCAGCAGGAATTGTATCAGGACACGCCATTCCCGGTGCCATCGGCCTTGGTGGTATTGGTGCTCTTGGTGGAGTTGGTCTAGGATTAGGAGCTGGACTCGTAGCCCCTCATGCAGGAGCAGTCATCGCAGGACCTTCCGCTGTTGTTGCAGGAGCAGGTCTAGCTGGACCTGTTGCCGTAGCAGCACCAGCTCTCGCTGTTGGAGGAGTAGGAGCCATCACCGCTGGAGGTGGCGCCATCTCCGCCACTGGACACGGAGCTGCCGTCAGAGGACCACCAACTGCCCCAGTTGTTGTATCTGGACCCTCAGGAACTGTAGCTGCTGATGGTCTCTGGGGACCAACCGCAAACATTGGAGGACCTGGCGCTCTTGGAGCTATTGGACATGGAATCATCGGTCATGGAGCCATCGCCCATTTGGGTTGAGTGTTCGGAAGATCCCTGTAAATACGTCTTGCCACctacatgaaattttccataactACATTCTACCTTCATCTGATCAAAATGATCATTgtcatttttattcatcattATCCTGCATGTCTGTGTGTGTTGTTCTAtgtgtttattgaataaaatatttacacACCAAGTCGTTTATATTTCAAGTATTAAACTTATAAATCACAGATTCTGATGCGCCAATATGAGAACTATTCAAATTCCATTATAAGAGAGTaataaaggaagaagaaattcaaccAGTTGAATTTTGGTGGTTTCACTAGTGACTTATTTCAATTATGTCCATCTATCAAGAAGACATATTTATGCATGACATATCGAAAAGTGGCATATAAGCGTTGAGAATAAGACTAAATGGTCGATTAGCTACAAAATAACACTTCATgagtattttgaatttgaacaaCCTTTTTCACATCTACCTGTTGTGTTCCCCAACACAATATACGTGATGAAGTCGAATTAAGaaaacgcatccgcaattcggcttcatcacgtatggatgttgcgtatactttgtcttttaggcagccccaatattaaaagtccagaggatttaggtcttcatgtactcatccttggtacaggaagactcgtcgctccaaatgatcttattaaaaaaatctggatctgcatgatgttttcgcaaaatttgccggcaaaattgaatttcgttgaagtcaataattatgcgagtaatatttccGCACGTAAataattgccattgttcactaagtaatgcaatatcgaag is drawn from Harmonia axyridis chromosome 7, icHarAxyr1.1, whole genome shotgun sequence and contains these coding sequences:
- the LOC123684224 gene encoding chorion class CA protein ERA.5-like, translated to MNALILATFACLAVASASPSGLGAVIAGPAGIVSGHAIPGAIGLGGIGALGGVGLGLGAGLVAPHAGAVIAGPSAVVAGAGLAGPVAVAAPALAVGGVGAITAGGGAISATGHGAAVRGPPTAPVVVSGPSGTVAADGLWGPTANIGGPGALGAIGHGIIGHGAIAHLG